One part of the Drosophila santomea strain STO CAGO 1482 unplaced genomic scaffold, Prin_Dsan_1.1 Segkk79_quiver_pilon_misjoin1_scaf, whole genome shotgun sequence genome encodes these proteins:
- the LOC120457720 gene encoding endocuticle structural protein SgAbd-6 — MCKILPFFVLAVVVACCHALPVEPEREPVAILKSEIIKHEDGSYDSAYASADGTSRNEEAVVVDKGTDEEALEVKGSYKYINEDGEEVEVFYTAGKNGFVPYGSIINPEITAVAEAAKDLPKEVKAEKP, encoded by the exons ATGTGCAAGATT CTTCCTTTCTTCGTCCTCGCCGTGGTAGTGGCCTGCTGTCACGCTCTTCCCGTGGAGCCCGAACGCGAACCCGTGGCCATCCTGAAGTCCGAGATCATCAAGCATGAGGATGGTAGCTATGACAGCGCCTACGCGTCTGCAGATGGAACCTCGCGCAACGAGGAGGCTGTTGTGGTGGACAAGGGTACCGACGAGGAGGCTCTGGAGGTCAAGGGATCCTACAAGTACATAAACGAAGATGgcgaggaggtggaggtgTTCTACACGGCGGGAAAGAACGGCTTCGTTCCCTACGGCAGCATTATCAACCCGGAAATCACAGCCGTAGCTGAGGCAGCCAAGGATCTGCCCAAGGAGGTGAAGGCGGAAAAGCCCTAA
- the LOC120457715 gene encoding signal transducer and activator of transcription C — protein MSVPRAPRFQHLRWVACLLASLWFSASQAQLPGTGFQGQRPQVPPLQPLPQPANPFQRRQPNPVQGQGLFPGQRNPLNSLAPPLTGAALQNPYTRYNQYQQQNYVPITAYQNELNLDGSFSYGYSSADGTTAQAQGYVKNLGYGEGVEAQVIQGSYSYTSPEGTPITVRYIADENGFRAEGTGIPSTPQYFAGAQPYQQGLLNPNLNPYQTPFRQLPPPLPNPPFRPQIPGQQPLTPLQQQQQQQQQQLQQQRGFQQQQQPNSGQYQPDQPFNQLHSGNFPGQYAGQFGQQSFGSNLTAQQAQQQQNLNQQQQQQQQQQQQQQQQQKEQQNEQQQQALITQQLRGRPNNLVDPYGYNQYGRRFKKSPKK, from the exons ATGTCGGTACCCCGTGCCCCTCGATTCCAGCACCTCCGCTGGGTGGCCTGTCTGCTGGCCAGCCTCTGGTTCTCCGCCAGCCAGGCTCAGTTACCTGGAACCGGCTTCCAGGGACAACGTCCGCAGGTGCCTCCGCTCCAGCCGCTGCCACAGCCGGCCAATCCCTTCCAGCGACGCCAACCCAATCCCGTTCAGGGTCAGGGCCTGTTTCCTGGTCAGCGGAATCCCCTGAACTCACTGGCACCTCCGCTCACTGGAGCTGCTCTGCAGAACCCCTATACCCGCTACAACCAGTACCAGCAACAAAACTACGTGCCCATCACCGCCTACCAAAACGAACTCAATCTGGATGGAAGCTTCTCCTACGGATACTCGTCGGCCGACGGAACCACTGCCCAGGCACAGGGATACGTTAAGAACTTGGGGTATGGTGAGGGCGTCGAGGCACAG GTAATTCAGGGATCCTACTCGTACACCTCACCTGAAGGCACACCCATCACAGTGCGCTACATCGCCGATGAGAACGGATTTCGAGCGGAGGGCACGGGCATTCCATCTACCCCGCAATACTTCGCGGGTGCCCAGCCCTATCAACAGGGCTTGCTGAATCCCAACTTGAATCCATACCAGACGCCCTTCCGCCAGCTGCCACCCCCTCTGCCCAACCCCCCCTTTCGTCCCCAGATTCCAGGACAACAGCCGTTGACCccgctgcaacagcagcagcagcagcagcagcaacagctgcaacagcaacgcggattccagcagcagcagcagccaaactCCGGGCAATACCAACCGGATCAGCCGTTCAATCAGCTGCATTCCGGCAACTTTCCCGGCCAGTATGCCGGTCAATTTGGCCAGCAATCGTTTGGCAGCAATCTGACAGCGCAACAggcacaacagcagcagaatctcaaccagcaacagcagcagcaacagcagcaacagcaacagcagcagcagcagcagaaggagcagcaaaacgagcagcagcaacaggcgcTAATCACCCAACAACTGAGGGGCAGACCCAACAACCTGGTGGATCCCTATGGCTATAACCAGTACGGCAGACGCTTCAAGAAGTCGCCAAAGAAATAA
- the LOC120457766 gene encoding larval cuticle protein 1 yields the protein MFALLLILTGCQLLWSSPAESTSINEPVPILKSVAEQLTSGSYLFSYETADGTYREELGIVSRSSDSKSSDDELEVSGIYRYIDDWGQEVEVRYTADKSGFLPHVRYISKGKPINHFA from the exons ATGTTCGCATTG CTGTTGATCTTGACTGGCTGCCAGCTGCTGTGGAGTTCGCCCGCTGAGAGTACTTCCATTAACGAACCGGTGCCAATCCTCAAATCGGTGGCCGAACAACTCACCTCGGGTTCCTACCTATTTTCGTACGAGACCGCAGATGGCACCTACCGCGAGGAGCTGGGCATAGTGAGCCGGAGCTCCGATTCGAAGAGCTCCGATGACGAACTCGAGGTGTCCGGTATTTATCGCTATATCGACGACTGGGGCCAGGAGGTGGAGGTGCGCTACACGGCGGACAAGAGTGGCTTTCTGCCTCATGTTCGGTATATATCCAAGGGGAAGCCTATAAACCATTTCGCATAG